In Mytilus edulis chromosome 6, xbMytEdul2.2, whole genome shotgun sequence, the following proteins share a genomic window:
- the LOC139529127 gene encoding zinc finger protein 227-like has translation MKNLTGKQPYKCDECCKEFSSKGNYNIHKKIHTGEKPYKCDICGKGFVQNSNCKVHLRKHTGETPYKCDKCGKVFGHKGNYNIHKNIHTGGKPYKCDICGKEFCQKNIYQIHMRTHTSEKTYKCDVCDKEFGQKGNYNEHMRIHTGEKHFKCVFCDQEFHRESACQIHMRKHTGEQPYRCDVCGKQFRRKRNCLTHMRTHTGEKPYKCDICEKKFGKKDSCLIHMRTHTGEKPYKCDECGKEFSAKSNYNVHMKKHTGEKPYACYICGKEFGQSSSCRTHMITHTGEKPYRCDVCGKAFGHKSNRNKHMKIHTWKDKM, from the coding sequence ATGAAAAATCTTACTGGTAAACAACCTTACAAATGTGATGAATGTTGTAAAGAATTTAGTAGCAAAGGCAATTataatatacacaagaaaatccatactggtgaaaaaccttacaaatgtgatatttgtggAAAAGGATTTGTCCAAAACAGTAACTGTAAAGTTCATTTGAGAAAACATACTGGCGAAACACCTTACAAATGTGATAAATGTGGAAAAGTATTTGGTCATAAAGGCAATTATAATATACACAAGAATATCCATACAGGTGGaaaaccttacaaatgtgatatttgtggaaaggaattttgccaaaaaaatatttatcaaattcacatgagaacacatactagCGAAAAAACTTACAAATGTGATGTATGTGATAAGGAATTTGGTCAGAAAGGCAACTATAATGAACACATGAGAATTCATACTGgggaaaaacattttaaatgtgttttttgtgATCAAGAGTTTCACCGAGAAAGCGCCTGTCAAATTCACATGAGAAAGCATACTGGTGAACAACCTTACAGATGTGATGTTTGTGGAAAACAGTTTCGCAGAAAAAGGAATTGTCTAactcacatgagaacacatactggcgaaaaaccttacaaatgtgatatttgtgaaaaaaagtttGGCAAAAAAGATAGTTGTCtaattcacatgagaacacatactggtgaaaaaccttacaaatgtgatGAATGTGGTAAAGAATTTAGTGCCAAGAGCAACTATAATGTACACATGAAAAAACATACTGGCGAAAAACCTTACGCATGTTATATTTGTGGAAAAGAATTTGGCCAAAGCAGTTCTTGTCGTACACACATGATAACACATACTGGCGAAAAACCTTACagatgtgatgtatgtggtaaagcaTTTGGTCACAAAAGCAATCGTAATAAACACATGAAAATCCATACTTGGAAAGATAAGATGTGA